The proteins below are encoded in one region of Purpureocillium takamizusanense chromosome 11, complete sequence:
- the CLU5D gene encoding Pathogenicity cluster 5 protein d (EggNog:ENOG503NWY2~COG:O~SECRETED:SignalP(1-19~SECRETED:cutsite=AEA-TD~SECRETED:prob=0.7368)) has translation MHIKTILVALVGITAVAEATDGPHRSLFANTLSRRQNNRGGRNGGQQGGGRNGGQGGGGGNRNGGGGGGGGGRTLSANLVQDASADDGNNPGADAQAASATDNNNFINFCQGKGKTTNGLQIKAGSCNGIPMGRIPGINRMVSSVFVNPKNGDNLPANKDFKIQVQISNLQSGSFTNATSTYYAAPQDLNGNGQIIGHTHVTVQDTGRTLNPQKPLDPTQFAFFKGINDDGNGNGLLAADVAGGLPAGNYRLCSMSSASNHQPVLMPVAQRGAQDDCVRFTVGGGGRGGGNNGGNNGGNNGGNNNQGGQRGGNNNQQQGGGGQRGQNGQQGQQGRQGQGGQGQQGQQGQQGRQGQGGQGQQGQQGQQGRQGQGGQGQQGQQGQQGQQGRQGQGGQQGQQGQQGQQGQQGRQGQAGGNGGGRRQGQ, from the exons ATGCATATCAAGACCattctcgtcgccctcgtggGCATAACCGCCGTTGCCGAAGCCACCGACGGCCCTCACCGCTCTCTCTTCGCCAACACCCTGAGCCGTCGCCAGAACAACCGAGGCGGTCGAaacggcggccagcaaggAGGTGGCAGGAACGGCGGccagggaggcggcggcggcaatcggaacggcggtggtggtggcggaggcggcggccgcacccTGAGCGCCAACCTGGTCCAAGACGCCtcggcggacgacggcaacaATCCCGGCGCTGATGCCCAGGCTGCTTCTGCAAC cgacaacaacaacttCATCAACTTCTgccagggcaagggcaagaccACCAACGGCCTGCAGATCAAGGCCGGCTCTTGCAACGGCATTC CCATGGGAAGGATCCCCGGGATCAACAGGATGGTTTCGTCCGTCTTTGTCAACCCCAAGAACGGAGACAACCTCCCGGCCAATAAGGACTTTAAGATCCAGGTCCAGATTTCCAACCTGCAGAGCGGCTCCTTTACCAACGCGACTTCGACGTACTACGCTGCGCCGCAGGACCTCAATGGCAATGGCCAGATCATCGGTCACACGCACGTCACCGTTCAGGACACTGGCAGGACCCTCAACCCGCAGAAGCCCCTGGACCCCACTCAGTTCGCCTTCTTCAAAggcatcaacgacgacggcaacggcaacggactcttggccgccgacgtcgcgggtggcctgcccgccggcaaCTACCGCCTCTGCAgcatgtcgtcggcctccAACCACCAGCCCGTCCTGAtgcccgtcgcccagcgcggaGCTCAGGATGACTGCGTCCGCTTcaccgtgggcggcggcggcagaggcggcggcaacaatgGTGGCAACAATGGTGGCAATAACGGTGGCAACAACAACCAGGGCGGACAGCGAGGCGGTAACAacaaccagcagcagggtggcggcggtcaACGCGGCCAGAACGGTCAACAGGGTCAACAAGGGCGCCAGGGCCAAGGCGGTCAGGGCCAGCAAG GTCAACAGGGCCAGCAAGGGCGTCAGGGCCAGGGaggccagggccagcaagGTCAACAGGGCCAgcaagggcgtcaaggtcaGGGCGGCCAGGGTCAACAAGGTCAACAAGGTCAACAGGGCCAGCAAGGACGTCAGGGCCAGGGCGGTCAACAAGGCCAAcaaggccagcagggccagcagggccagcagggccgGCAAGGCCAGGCGGGAGGCAACG GCGGGGGCCGACGGCAGGGGCAGTAG
- a CDS encoding uncharacterized protein (SECRETED:SignalP(1-20~SECRETED:cutsite=AAA-DE~SECRETED:prob=0.5260)~EggNog:ENOG503PXPA), whose protein sequence is MHLSHVLAFLVQAAALVAAADEPPKVKWTLHKSCYGDMALRDAILLGMETTKGRAVAASAKVLDTSNEKVQAAVKLLLGGDGEKARAVSEQFGLYKGLEGPIGAPQDKNALTGAIYLDSDEWKAVAKGNDKHYLNFVLYCAPDLLEERDEYGNKIWTDLGRQRRFTLGGTLVQMKEESDRNAWRNPESKILGLTETDKPAQRDGSGVPVGDLKKIAETITLHPLWLREMRDHAYDLLTAEKLADIKKPSAWRTFLQRLKDAQPLARPIDALMGLEGTLHHEVRGPFPDTHSAYSAMLTRGRLTT, encoded by the exons ATGCACTTGAGCCACGTCCTCGCTTTCCTGGTGCAGGCCGCTGCGCTTGTCGCGGCTGCAGATGAGCCACCAAAGGTCAAGTGGACTCTTCACAAGAGCTGTT ACGGAGACATGGCGCTCCGTGATGCCATCCTCTTGGGAATGGAAACCACCAAGGGCCGCGCCGTGGCTGCCTCCGCCAAGGTCCTGGATACCAGCAATGAAAAGGTGCAGGCTGCCGTCAAACTTCTTctcggaggcgacggcgagaaaGCCAGGGCCGTCAGCG AACAGTTCGGCCTTTATAAAGGTCTCGAGGGGCCGATAGGGGCCCCTCAGGATAAGAACGCGCTGACCGGGGCCATCTACCTCGACTCTGATGAGTGGAAGGCCGTGGCCAAAGGCAACGACAAACACTACCTCAATTTT GTCCTTTACTGCGCACCGGATCTTCTGGAGGAGCGGGACGAGTACGGCAATAAAATCTGGACTGACCTTGGACGCCAACGACGGTTCACCCTTGGGGGGACGCTGGTGCAGATGAAGGAAGAATCGGACAGAAATGCCTGGAGAAACCCAGAGTCCAAGATCCTGGGCCTCACGGAAACCGACAAGCCTGCTCAGCGGGACGGGAGCGGTGTCCCGGTGGGCGACTTGAAGAAGATTGCCGAGACCATCACGCTCCACCCGCTCTGGCTGCGGGAGATGAGGGACCACGCTTATGATTTGCTGACTGCGGAGAAGCTGGCCGATATCAAGAAGCCGTCGGCTTGGCGAACGTTTCTTCAACGCCTCAAGGATGCGCAGCCTCTGGCACGGCCCATCGACGCCCTGATGGGACTCGAGGGAACGCTCCACCATGAGGTACGCGGACCCTTCCCTGACACGCACAGTGCCTATAGTGCCATGCTGACGCGCGGCAGACTTACCACTTGA
- a CDS encoding uncharacterized protein (TransMembrane:2 (i48-65o77-96i)~EggNog:ENOG503NZRB) has product MAPQSKDMRRPDLIVPYQEPAAAGDKPEFASTLASTMPMAAMFTRNKFVGWAAVVFSIQSFLGESDDSKKGSSTPGYFSILMSVMALAVTYLPLFLPPRPGMAGSAPEAPAPVPPQ; this is encoded by the exons ATGGCGCCGCAAAGCAAGGACATGCGCCGGCCCGACCTGA TCGTCCCGTATCaggagcccgccgccgcgggcgacaagCCCGAATTTGCCTCGACACTGGCTTCGAccatgcccatggcggccatgttTACGCGCAACAAGTTTGTGGGCTG ggccgccgtcgtcttttCCATCCAAAGCTTCCTgggcgagagcgacgacTCCAAGAAGGGCTCGAGCACGCCCGGCTACTTTTCCATTCTCATGTCCG TCATGGCTCTGGCCGTCACCTACCTGCCGCTGTTCCTGCCCCCGAGACCTGGCATGGCCGGCTCGGCCCCCGaggcccccgcccccgtcccgccgcaATAA
- the MC69 gene encoding Secreted virulence factor mc69 (SECRETED:SignalP(1-21~SECRETED:cutsite=ASA-GI~SECRETED:prob=0.8184)~EggNog:ENOG503P71J), translating into MKSPFALAAAAAVLAASLASAGIVITPIFSDQVVGKSSGDCFFGVVTPQGCGPKRG; encoded by the exons ATGAAGTCGCCCTttgcgctcgccgccgccgccgccgtgctggccgcctcgctggccagcgcgggcatcgtcatcacgcCCATCTTCAGCGACCAGGTCGTGGGAAAGTCGTCTGGGGACTGCTTCTTTGGCGTCGTCACGCCACAGGGCTGCGG ACCGAAACGAGGCTGA
- a CDS encoding uncharacterized protein (TransMembrane:1 (n6-17c22/23o260-286i)~SECRETED:SignalP(1-23~SECRETED:cutsite=TSE-HD~SECRETED:prob=0.1228)~EggNog:ENOG503P2TV) has translation MQLKPLAFAAAAAAMLVVPETSEHDEAVFRALPMQPDAIAMPPTAVSQAVRVPCVQCKGSDAQLKLDFVVEGDSRLMLNGFELYPTADPWNGDLSALVVDGGGREREQRLGYSLSIEPEATDQDLQLQLVGVELRVIEVGSRFVEGVPTVRLQVLRTADDRIAIANVALVDSPVSACTTMFCRVRQLTDEMLKSIKGFRPHGCGRHRNKGPAAGVMPLHHGRPPHPHPHSHPDRPHPHHHHMGPHRHNWRKLFKNVASHIFLPVLMGITAGVGVAVIAMVLCSVLVRVTRLATCKRAGARCCRRKQSPPTSQPDIEKVGLMQEEEHEEAPPQYRDDESK, from the exons ATGCAGCTGAAGCCGCTCGCCtttgcggccgcggccgcggcgatgctcgtcgtccccgaGACATCCgagcacgacgaggccgtcttcAGGGCGCTCCCCATGCAgcccgacgccatcgccatgccgccgacggccgtcTCGCAGGCCGTCCGGGTGCCGTGCGTCCAGTGCAAgggcagcgacgcccagcTGAAGCTCgacttcgtcgtcgagggcgactcGCGCCTCATGCTCAACGGCTTCGAGCTGTACCCGACCGCCGACCCCTGGAACGGCGACCTgtcggccctcgtcgtcgacggcggcggccgcgagagggagcagcgcctcggctACAGCCTGTCCATCGAGCCCGAAGCCACGGACCAGGacctgcagctgcagctcgtcggcgtcgagctgcgcgtcATCGAGGTCGGCAGCCGcttcgtcgagggcgtcccCACGGTCCGCTTGCAGGTTCTccgcaccgccgacgacagaatcgccatcgccaacgtcgccctcgtcgactcgcccgtctcggccTGCACCACCATGTTCTGCCGCGTCAGGCAACTCACCGACGAGATGCTCAAGTCCATCAAGGGCTTCAGGCCCCATGGCTGCGGCAGGCACCGCAACAagggccccgccgccggcgtcatgccgctccaccacggccgcccgccgcacccTCATCCTCACTCTCACCCCGATCGCCCTCAtccccatcaccatcacATGGGGCCACATCGCCACAACTGGCGCAAGCTGTTCAAGAACGTCGCCTCGCACATTTTCCTGCCCGTCCTGATGggcatcaccgccggcgtcggcgtcgcagt CATCGCCATGGTCCTCTGCAGCGTCCTTGTCCGCGTGACGCGCCTCGCCACGTGCAAGCGGGCAGGcgctcgctgctgtcgccggAAGCAgagcccgcccacctcccAGCCCGACATCGAAAAGGTCGGCCTgatgcaggaggaggagcacgaggAGGCTCCTCCCCAGTACCGGGACGACGAATCCAAGTAA
- a CDS encoding uncharacterized protein (SECRETED:SignalP(1-20~SECRETED:cutsite=AAA-DE~SECRETED:prob=0.5260)~EggNog:ENOG503PXPA), which translates to MHLSHVLAFLVQAAALVAAADEPPKVKWTLHKSCYGDMALRDAILLGMETTKGRAVAASAKVLDTSNEKVQAAVKLLLGGDGEKARAVSEQFGLYKGLEGPIGAPQDKNALTGAIYLDSDEWKAVAKGNDKHYLNFVLYCAPDLLEERDEYGNKIWTDLGRQRRFTLGGTLVQMKEESDRNAWRNPESKILGLTETDKPAQRDGSGVPVGDLKKIAETITLHPLWLREMRDHAYDLLTAEKLADIKKPSAWRTFLQRLKDAQPLARPIDALMGLEGTLHHETYHLTSFGKLIDTPEGAGAYGWVNNQKAKNIKNPDLLAYLALIIDLVDNKSCKINERGEVTPPS; encoded by the exons ATGCACTTGAGCCACGTCCTCGCTTTCCTGGTGCAGGCCGCTGCGCTTGTCGCGGCTGCAGATGAGCCACCAAAGGTCAAGTGGACTCTTCACAAGAGCTGTT ACGGAGACATGGCGCTCCGTGATGCCATCCTCTTGGGAATGGAAACCACCAAGGGCCGCGCCGTGGCTGCCTCCGCCAAGGTCCTGGATACCAGCAATGAAAAGGTGCAGGCTGCCGTCAAACTTCTTctcggaggcgacggcgagaaaGCCAGGGCCGTCAGCG AACAGTTCGGCCTTTATAAAGGTCTCGAGGGGCCGATAGGGGCCCCTCAGGATAAGAACGCGCTGACCGGGGCCATCTACCTCGACTCTGATGAGTGGAAGGCCGTGGCCAAAGGCAACGACAAACACTACCTCAATTTT GTCCTTTACTGCGCACCGGATCTTCTGGAGGAGCGGGACGAGTACGGCAATAAAATCTGGACTGACCTTGGACGCCAACGACGGTTCACCCTTGGGGGGACGCTGGTGCAGATGAAGGAAGAATCGGACAGAAATGCCTGGAGAAACCCAGAGTCCAAGATCCTGGGCCTCACGGAAACCGACAAGCCTGCTCAGCGGGACGGGAGCGGTGTCCCGGTGGGCGACTTGAAGAAGATTGCCGAGACCATCACGCTCCACCCGCTCTGGCTGCGGGAGATGAGGGACCACGCTTATGATTTGCTGACTGCGGAGAAGCTGGCCGATATCAAGAAGCCGTCGGCTTGGCGAACGTTTCTTCAACGCCTCAAGGATGCGCAGCCTCTGGCACGGCCCATCGACGCCCTGATGGGACTCGAGGGAACGCTCCACCATGAG ACTTACCACTTGACTTCATTTGGCAAGTTGATCGACACGCCCGAGGGCGCAGGTGCGTACGGCTGGGTCAACAACCAAAAGGCCAAAAACATTAAGAATCCGGATCTGCTGGCGTATCTGGCGCTCATCATCGACCTCGTGGACAACAAGAGCTGCAAGATCAACGAGAGGGGCGAGGTAACTCCTCCATCGTAG
- a CDS encoding uncharacterized protein (TransMembrane:7 (n2-10c14/15o24-45i57-77o83-104i179-199o219-236i256-277o289-307i)~COG:S~EggNog:ENOG503NX0E), producing MASLVATAALTAMARTLPIGEVLSGIFGSISLTAWICLLIPQLLANYKAKNADGLSMTFLVVWLMGDVSNLVGALLTRLAPTAIALAIYFCILDAVLISQCLYYNTVNARRLAREEAAAQAGASEASPLLHRRRSSSIGLPGSHRRRSTHHESSMEPIRKIVTGEDETQDSKPWLHNTLGLLAVYVVGFAGWFVSYKAGAWDGDGPGLPESPDGKTQPLQILGLLLGYASAAFYLCARIPQIYKNFKEKSCEGLSLLFFLLSLTGNLTYGISLIAYSQRKDDLLNALPWLLGSLGTMVEDATIFVQFRMYRDNHRSATVEA from the exons ATGGCCTCTCTcgtggccaccgccgccctgacCGCCATGGCGCGCACGCTGCCAATCGGCGAGGTACTCTCGGGCATCTTTGGAAGCATCAGCTTGACGGCGTGGATATGTCTCCTG ATtccgcagctgctggccaaCTACAAGGCCAAGAACGCCGATGGACTGAGCATGACATTTTTAGTAGTCTGGCTCATGGGCGACGTTTCGAACCTGGTCG GGGCACTACTCACCCGCCTGGCCCCAACTGCGATAGCGCTGGCCATCTATTTCTGCATCCTGGACGCCGTCCTCATCAGTCAGTGCCTCTACTACAACACCGTCAACGCGCGACGGCTCgcgagggaggaggcagcTGCTCAAGCCGGCGCTTCTGAGGCGTCGCCGCTTCTGCACAGGCGACGCAGCTCGTCCATCGGCCTGCCCGGctctcaccgccgccgctccacgCACCACGAGTCGTCGATGGAGCCCATCAGGAAGATTgtgacgggcgaggacgagacgCAAGACAGCAAGCCGTGGCTCCACAACACCctgggcctgctggccgtctACGTCGTCGGATTCGCGGGCTGGTTCGTCTCGTACAAGGCCGGGGCctgggacggcgacggtccGGGGCTTCCCGAATCGCCCGACGGGAAGACGCAGCCGCTCCAGATTCTCGGTCTCTTGCTCGGATATGCCAGCGCGGCATTCTACCTCTG CGCCCGGATTCCGCAGATTTACAAAAACTTCAAGGAAAAGTCGTGCGAGG GCTTGtctctcctcttcttcctcctctccctgACGGGCAACCTTACCTACGGCATCAGCCTCATCGCCTATTCGCAGAGAAAGGACGATCTGCTCAACGCTCTTccgtggctgctgggctCTCTCGGCACCATGGTGGAAGACGCCACCATCTTTGTCCAGTTCCGCATGTATCGCGACAACCACCGCAGTGCCACCGTGGAGGCATGA
- a CDS encoding uncharacterized protein (EggNog:ENOG503Q05D) has product MGVGAAKNAAGGLDILLSPAVKAKLEAIAKQVKPCSAKRRRGVQRRQGPSCGLADFVNRVGEDAELRDTFTRQITNEVWAGVDEGYSGEPDENPGFEHLHDDEGYFSDDADGFFEGAQGDGTVEAVVFSSPEEAAAIAAAAAGSEAGSIFGASTVTSGSFLALLWTTLQGGKALEPVYQVPKESIHKITKTKTKTAGPSSTQQSSTTSSTCPTGTAVPECGEGCIPTQVKIEDPKKTTVPDWHCSEGKTKDCKCNPGSLELVTPYFQEYQQTIWAATKDLHEAKPEVRITCDSAISDAPSKWFGDITKNFCPMANKAELGTGSIAYDVYGNKIPLLKNKLATDKPVEGRSLLQARSPPENQENYKDFKFFVSWEPAKGDCVLPKDTMCVDAYAQAVMTNCGSNHGSAGDRLFVDAAIDVGCGKYTWHVEAPRKPDPKPDPPKAQDQVCTDKYSHPDVPWDAQSQWAEIGCREYSNKVMKPGDKPIYWHSLFIYFLNYQISWVDGCDVVKEQSAMKPLGDGDSLDCKTLLVENYQKCGNNGGAGGSRQVGCLKYEFYPKN; this is encoded by the exons ATGGGTGTGGGCGCGGCCAAGAATGCCGCCGGTGGCCTCGATATCCTCTTGAGCCCTgccgtcaaggccaagctcgaggccattgccaaGCAGGTGAAGCCATGCTCGGCGAAGCGCAGGCGCGGGGTCCAGAGACGTCAGGGCCCGTCCTGCGGCCTGGCCGACTTTGTCaaccgcgtcggcgaggacgccgagtTGAGAGACACCTTTACCCGTCAGATCACCAACGAGGTATGggctggcgtcgacgaggggtACTCGGGGGAGCCCGATGAGAACCCCGGGTTTGAGCACCTGCACGATGATGAGGGCTACTTttccgacgacgccgacggcttcTTTGAGGGCGCCCAGGGCGATGGGACCGTCGAGGCCGTAGTATTCTCCTCGCCAGAGGAGGCCGCGGcgatcgcggcggcggcggcagggtcaGAGGCCGGGTCCATCTTTGGAGCCTCGACCGTCACGTCTGGGTCCTTCCTGGCTCTGCTATGGACTACActccagggcggcaaggccctCGAACCCGTGTACCAGGTGCCCAAGGAGAGCATCCACAAGATCACAAAGACCAAGaccaagacggccggcccgagctcgacgcagcagagctcgacgacgagctcaacGTGCCCGACTGGGACGGCAGTC CCCGAGTGCGGCGAGGGCTGCATTCCCACGCAGGTCAAGATTGAGGACCCCAAGAAGACCACAGTGCCCGACTGGCACTGCTCAGAG GGCAAAACCAAGGACTGCAAGTGCAACCCCGGCTCGTTGGAGCTCGTGACGCCGTATTTCCAAGAGTACCAGCAGACCATCTGGGCCGCGACCAAGGACCTACACGAGGCCAAGCCCGAGGTGCGCATCACCTGCGACTCGGCCATCTCCGACGCGCCGAGCAAGTGGTTCGGCGACATCACCAAGAACTTTTGCCCGATGGCCAACAAGGCGGAGCTCGGGACCGGGTCCATTGCCTACGACGTATACGGCAACAAGATTCCGCTCCTCAAGAACAAGCTCGCCACCGATAAGCCCGTCGAGGGCAGGTCGCTTCTGcaggctcgctcgccgcccgagaaCCAGGAAAACTACAAGGACTTCAAGTTTTTCGTCAGCTGGGAGCCGGCCAAGGGCGACTGCGTGCTGCCCAAGGACACCATGTGCGTCGACGCGTATGCGCAGGCCGTCATGACCAACT GCGGCAGCAACCACGGCTCTGCCGGCGACCGGCTCTTCgttgacgccgccatcgacgtcgGCTGCGGCAAGTACACATGGCACGTCGAGGCGCCGCGCAAGCCGGATCCCAAGCCGGATCCGCCCAAAGCCCAGGACCAGGTGTGCACCGACAAGTACTCGCACCCGGACGTCCCCTGGGACGCGCAGAGCCAATGGGCCGAGATTGGTTGCCGCGAATACTCCAACAAGGTGATGAAGCCGGGCGACAAGCCCATCTACTGGCACTCGCTTTTCATCTACTTCCTCAACTACCAGATCTCGTGGGTCGACGGCTGCGACGTTGTCAAGGAACAGTCGGCCATGAAGCccctgggcgacggcgactcaCTCGATTGCAAGACTCTCTTGGTGGAGAATTACCAAAAAT GCggcaacaacggcggcgcgggtggctCGAGGCAGGTCGGCTGTCTCAAGTATGAGTTTTATCCCAAGAATTAG
- a CDS encoding uncharacterized protein (EggNog:ENOG503PHN5): MADPQLQSSFITRLPPEIRQLVYLELWRSYGLRQHILHHRGETNDDPAHLCHWPCTMPYEVQDGLQEEIEEARSRAGVVLGEEFEDTQLCHDLLSPWINHRACGRRAELAYGIEAVHSMTTSVASCWKTPKRLDDAPRVRAPYFPMLLSCKLVSSECLPSIYGSTTFVFTDTTSLTTLVGSCDTPAPMKTPYTPPNVPRFLFQHARSLELSLSANFSVLLPCTVATDRKSGLAHDAYDFHWLKPGMFKCLSSLNIWIAARGLALRYDGEHDFVAPNQLDLEALGKMTESLCGVGSVALSMPLGSGIEPQDGYVESLARPGVRLWKRGTGDRFHPHLNTLRLAMRLGKDSTIRTQDAREVRVGRSQSLGDFAVPALEL, translated from the exons ATGGCAGATCCTCAGCTTCAGTCCAGCTTCATCACTAGGCTGCCTCCCGAGATCCGCCAGCTCGTGTACCTCGAGCTGTGGCGCTCCTACGGTCTTCGCCAGCACATCCTACATCACCGCGGTGAGACTAATGACGACCCAGCGCACCTCTGTCATTGGCCTTGCACGATGCCGTACGAGGTTCAAGACGGGTTGCAGGAGGAGATTGAGGAAGCGAGGTCTCGGGCTGGCGTCGTCCTGGGTGAGGAATTCGAAGACACCCAGCTCTGCCATGACCTGCTGTCACCGTGGATCAATCACCGGGCGTGTGGTCGACGTGCGGAATTGGCCTACGGTATTGAGGCTGTCCACTCCATGACCACCTCGgtggcgagctgctggaagACGCCAAAAAGACTCGATGATGCACCGCGCGTCCGGGCGCCCTACTTTCCGATGCTGCTCTCCTGTAAACTTGT TTCCTCCGAGTGCCTACCTTCTATATATGGGTCTACCACGTTCGTCTTCACCGACACGACGTCCTTGACGACGCTCGTGGGCAGCTGCGACACGCCTGCCCCCATGAAGACCCCGTACACGCCGCCAAATGTGCCCCGATTCCTGTTCCAGCACGCGAGGAGCCTGGAGCTGTCATTGAGCGCCAATTTCTCCGTCTTGCTACCGTGTACCGTTGCTACCGACCGCAAGAGCGGCCTGGCTCACGACGCCTACGACTTTCACTGGCTGAAGCCCGGCATGTTCAAGTGCCTGAGCAGCCTCAACATCTGGATCGCAGCCCGTGGCCTGGCTCTGCGCTACGACGGGGAGCACGATTTCGTGGCTCCGAATCAGCTCGATCTAGAGGCCTTGGGCAAAATGACAGAATCTCTGTGCGGGGTCGGGTCCGTCGCGCTGAGCATGCCtcttggcagcggcatcgaGCCTCAAGACGGCTATGTCGAGAGCTTGGCTAGGCCCGGTGTTCGGCTTTGGAAGAGAGGCACCGGAGATAGATTCCATCCCCACTTGAACACGCTCCGGCTAGCTATGCGCCTGGGGAAGGACAGCACAATCCGCACACAGGATGCAAG AGAGGTGCGAGTTGGACGCAGCCAAAGCCTGGGTGACTTTGCGGTTCCTGCGCTTGAATTATAG
- a CDS encoding uncharacterized protein (COG:S~EggNog:ENOG503P2EV~SECRETED:SignalP(1-19~SECRETED:cutsite=AVA-AW~SECRETED:prob=0.4965)) has translation MKISLGALALGLVSAPAVAAWGGLGHIATAYLASRLVSNSTEAHFKQLLRNDGDDYLAGVASWADSVRYTKWGRFTKTFHFIDAHDDPPRSCNVDFERDCKETGCVVNALANYTRQSLDREMPAWLRAQAAKFVIHFVGDLHQPLHNEDVSRGGNGIYVRWDGREFNLHHVWDSSIAEKWIGGVRGKPYPIAQRWANQLAVEITDGKFAEEKESWLKDLDFDKPMDTAMAWSREANALVCTHVLPDGPDAIVGKELGGDYFTKAGPVIEKQVARAGLRMAAWLDIIADRYRAAGVAQLPNEEL, from the exons ATGAAGATCTCGCTCGGCGCCTTGGCTCTGGGCCTCGTGTCCGCgcccgctgtcgccgcctgGGGCG GGCTGGGACATATCGCAACGGCGTACCTGGCGAGCCGCCTCGTGTCCAACTCGACCGAGGCCCACTTCAAGCAGCTCCTgcgcaacgacggcgacgactacCTCGCCGGGGTCGCGTCGTGGGCCGACTCGGTCCGCTACACGAAATGGGGCCGCTTCACCAAGACGTTCCACTTCatcgacgcccacgacgacccGCCGCGGTCGTGCAACGTCGACTTTGAGCGCGACTGCAAGGAGACGGGCTGCGTCGTCAACGCGCTCGCCAACTACACGCGCCAGTCGCTCGACCGCGAGATGCCCGCCTGGCTGCGCGCACAGGCCGCCAAGTTCGTCATCCACTTTGTCGGCGACCTGCACCAGCCGCTGCACAACGAGGACGtctcccgcggcggcaacggcatctATGTCCGCTGGGACGGCCGCGAGTTCAACCTGCACCACGTCTGGGACTCGTCCATCGCCGAGAAGTGGATCGGCGGCGTCCGCGGCAAGCCCTACCCCATCGCCCAGCGCTGGGCCAAccagctggccgtcgagatcACCGACGGCAAGTTCGCCGAAGAGAAGGAGTCATGGCTCAAGGACCTCGACTTTGACAAGCCCATGgacacggccatggcgtggTCGAGGGAGGCCAACGCGCTCGTCTGCACACACG TTCTGCCCGACGGGCCCGACGCAATCGTGGGcaaggagctcggcggcgactaCTTCACCAAGGCCGGCCCGGTCATTGAGAAGCAGGTCGCCCGAGCCGGGTTGAGGATGGCCGCATGGCTGGACATCATCGCTGACAGGTATCGGGCTGCCGGagtcgcgcagctgcccaACGAAGAGCTGTAG